The proteins below are encoded in one region of Coffea arabica cultivar ET-39 chromosome 4c, Coffea Arabica ET-39 HiFi, whole genome shotgun sequence:
- the LOC113739138 gene encoding protein FAR1-RELATED SEQUENCE 5-like, which produces MDCSKLAENGTPELGMEFNSEEDAYKFYNKYAFKMGFSVRKDYLNKDKDGVTTSRRYSCCKEGVKCKYEGDVMPKRTRAPTKTGCGAKMVIVLFRGTMKYRVHDLVLEHNHELHIAQCAHMMPSQRKVSVAQGFQAEISEDAGLSLKQNHELMGKEAGGMGNMEYTREDLKRYLRTRRERSLKYGEAGSMLNYFQE; this is translated from the coding sequence ATGGATTGCAGCAAATTGGCAGAAAATGGGACCCCTGAGTTAGGAATGGAGTTCAATAGTGAAGAGGATGCGTACAAGTTTTACAACAAGTATGCCTTTAAAATGGGTTTCAGTGTACGTAAAGACTATCTGAATAAAGACAAAGACGGCGTGACCACGTCTAGGAGATATAGTTGCTGCAAGGAAGGTGTGAAATGCAAGTACGAAGGTGATGTGATGCCAAAGAGGACACGAGCGCCGACGAAAACAGGGTGTGGAGCTAAAATGGTTATCGTGTTGTTTAGAGGGACAATGAAGTACCGGGTGCATGACCTTGTCTTAGAGCATAATCATGAGTTGCACATTGCTCAATGTGCTCACATGATGCCATCACAAAGAAAAGTGAGTGTGGCTCAAGGATTCCAAGCTGAAATAAGCGAGGACGCTGGGCTTTCATTGAAACAGAACCATGAGCTTATGGGAAAGGAGGCAGGTGGGATGGGAAATATGGAATATACTCGGGAAGACCTGAAACGATATCTTCGTACTCGACGGGAAAGGAGTTTGAAATATGGAGAAGCAGGTAGCATGCTGAATTATTTTCAAGAGTAA
- the LOC113739137 gene encoding protein FAR1-RELATED SEQUENCE 5-like produces MAAALSIVMPETFHGLCTFHIRRNFMKHLGNHYKENSNLPYMFGACMYEFEEVEQFNRVWEAMVKKHNLENNEWLSGLYRIRDKWARCMMKERWTAGMRSTQLSESLNAAIKNHLKLDHDLVQFFRHFNSVVDEKRHNELIAEYEMRQKLPMVGLRQTPMLVHASETYSPTVFVAFQNEYGESTTMVILRQQDAAMFVEFVVMRYDGGPERIVVFNRNDLSVRCSCKKYENEGILCGHALKVFDTVGIKIIPPEYIKR; encoded by the coding sequence ATGGCAGCCGCTCTTTCAATTGTCATGCCTGAAACATTTCACGGTCTATGTACGTTTCACATAAGGCGTAATTTTATGAAACATCTTGGCAATCACTACAAGGAAAATAGTAATCTTCCATACATGTTTGGTGCCTGCATGTATGAGTTTGAAGAAGTGGAACAATTCAATAGGGTGTGGGAGGCGATGGTGAAGAAACACAatcttgaaaataatgaatggCTCTCTGGGTTGTATAGAATTCGTGATAAATGGGCAAGGTGCATGATGAAAGAAAGATGGACCGCAGGAATGCGAAGCACCCAACTTAGCGAAAGCCTAAATGCAGCaattaaaaatcatttgaaactgGATCATGACCTTGTGCAGTTCTTTAGGCATTTCAATTCGGTAGTTGATGAAAAGAGACATAATGAACTGATCGCAGAATATGAAATGAGACAAAAGCTCCCCATGGTAGGGTTAAGGCAAACACCTATGCTTGTGCATGCATCAGAAACGTATTCACCAACCGTATTTGTTGCATTCCAAAATGAATATGGCGAGTCAACAACTATGGTTATATTGAGACAACAAGATGCAGCGATGTTTGTGgagtttgtggtcatgaggtatgATGGAGGACCTGAAAGAATAGTAGTATTCAATCGGAATGATCTAAGTGTACGTTGTAGTTGCAAAAAATACGAGAATGAAGGCATTTTATGTGGGCACGCATTGAAGGTGTTTGATACCGTGGGCATAAAAATAATTCCTCCTGAATACATTAAGAGGTGA